In the Topomyia yanbarensis strain Yona2022 chromosome 3, ASM3024719v1, whole genome shotgun sequence genome, one interval contains:
- the LOC131687857 gene encoding integrator complex subunit 1 homolog yields MSCSVTSCNISDDRFLWQCEFCRKCYHAACVGVQRNQEEFISNFMIPLCADCQHNLKVGIDTRKVLYQQEKLFESITTQTDCNLQIAADIKKFNSIVDLFENVELQLKESVANVNINTSSQVANAVSALSQAIDSNSFNKADELVTLKNHITSLFNISMGSTKKHIEEYVNDLTADLTRELKKICSEVQNLSTLTIDMAAHCNEHYLSESRPTREVLDEVKIITNSVGSDILKEVQSLAGSINTLDSSIRDACLPPAGPSLMDELNAQSTKSGDSGHRSTAEATEGWRFLGSKKVWRSDWTEYDTRNQRRIQQQKMKDRAMARRKAYKKQLHRISRSSYYNCNLNDNNNSNNNSNSNRNNNRNNNSSNNRNNNNNTQCGRPTAGNSLPRDKDLLAAARVQFSRPPFENQRGIRFQRGETLNPYPVVHQFNSTFAPDRFGFGSKGYNRMYQWN; encoded by the exons ATGAGCTGCAGTGTGACATCTTGTAATATCAGCGATGATCGTTTCTTGTGGCAGTGTGAATTCTGCAGAAAATGTTATCATGCAGCTTGTGTAGGAGTCCAGCGAAATCAAGAAGAATTTATCTCGAACTTCATGATTCCCCTGTGTGCAGATTGCCAGCATAATCTAAAGGTAGGCATAGACACACGAAAAGTGCTGTACCAAcaggaaaaattatttgaatctaTAACTACGCAAACGGACTGCAACTTACAAATAGCAGCCGACATAAAAAAGTTCAATTCAATTGTTGACTTATTCGAAAATGTTGAGCTGCAGCTTAAAGAATCAGTGGCGAATGTGAACATAAACACATCGTCGCAAGTGGCAAATGCTGTATCGGCACTATCGCAGGCCATTGACAGTAATTCTTTTAATAAGGCCGATGAGCTGGTCACGCTGAAAAACCATATCACATCACTATTCAACATATCTATGGGATCCACAAAAAAACACATTGAAGAGTATGTAAATGATCTCACTGCCGATCTGACcagagaattgaaaaaaatctgcagcgaagTTCAGAACTTGAGCACCCTTACCATAGATATGGCAGCTCATTGTAATGAACACTACCTGAGTGAATCGCGTCCTACACGTGAAGTTTTAGACGaagtgaaaattataacaaattcagTTGGCAGTGACATTCTCAAAGAAGTACAATCTCTTGCCGGCTCAATTAACACTTTGGATAGCAGTATACGCGATGCTTGTTTGCCACCAGCGGGCCCCAGCTTGATGGACGAATTAAATGCCCAATCAACAAAATCGGGTGACTCAGGTCACCGTTCCACTGCCGAAGCCACTGAAGGGTGGCGCTTTTTGGGTTCGAAGAAAGTGTGGCGCTCTGACTGGACGGAGTACGACACACGTAATCAGCGTAGAATTCAACAGCAAAAGATGAAAGATAGGGCGATGGCACGAAGAAAAGCTTATAAAAAGCAGTTACATCGG ATATCCAGAAGCAGTTATTATAACTGTAACCTCAAtgacaacaacaatagcaacaacaatagcaacagtAATCGTAACAACAatcgcaacaacaatagcagcaataaccgcaacaacaacaacaatacgcAATGCGGTCGTCCAACAGCTGGCAACTCTCTTCCCCGGGATAAGGATCTACTTGCGGCGGCAAGGGTGCAATTCTCTAGGCCTCCGTTTGAAAATCAGCGTGGTATCAGGTTTCAACGTGGTGAAACACTGAATCCATACCCGGTTGTACATCAATTTAACTCAACTTTCGCACCAGATAG